In one window of Bacteroidota bacterium DNA:
- the nusA gene encoding transcription termination/antitermination protein NusA: protein METVNLIDSFQDFKEIKNIDKATLMNILEDVFRSVLTKRYGTSENYDIIVNPDKGDLEIMRNRFDYNEGIHISLSDAKKIDDSFEIGEEVSEPVHIDDFGRRTVLAIRQNLISRVLDLEKDAIYRKYKERIGEIVAGEVYQIWKKEILVLDDDGNELLMPKSEQIPTDFFKKGDSIRAVVARVEMKNNSPVIILSRTSPLFLERLFEQEVPEVFDGLITIKKIVREPGERAKVAVESYDDRIDPVGACVGMKGSRIHGIVRELKNENIDVINYTTNSTLFITRALSPAKITTIKLDEEAKRADVYLRPEEVSKAIGKGGHNIKLAGKLTGYEIDVYRDTDTDHEDVDLEEFADEIESWIIDELKAIGCDTAKSVLELSEEELVKRTDLEEETIKEVRGILKSEFE from the coding sequence ATGGAAACCGTAAATTTAATTGACTCGTTTCAGGATTTCAAAGAAATAAAGAATATCGACAAGGCAACCCTTATGAACATCCTGGAGGATGTTTTCAGAAGTGTGCTTACAAAACGTTACGGCACCTCCGAAAACTACGATATTATTGTAAATCCTGATAAAGGTGACCTTGAGATCATGCGCAACCGTTTTGATTACAACGAAGGCATACACATAAGCTTAAGTGACGCGAAAAAAATTGACGACTCTTTCGAGATCGGAGAGGAAGTTTCCGAACCTGTTCATATTGACGACTTCGGCCGCCGTACGGTTTTGGCTATTCGTCAGAATCTTATTTCACGCGTTCTAGACCTTGAGAAAGACGCTATTTACCGTAAATACAAAGAACGTATAGGTGAAATCGTTGCGGGCGAAGTGTATCAGATCTGGAAAAAAGAGATCCTTGTCCTTGATGATGATGGCAATGAACTATTAATGCCAAAATCGGAACAGATCCCAACCGACTTTTTCAAAAAAGGCGACAGCATTCGTGCCGTAGTTGCGCGTGTTGAAATGAAAAACAATTCTCCCGTTATCATCCTATCGCGTACATCGCCATTATTCCTTGAGCGTTTGTTTGAACAGGAAGTACCTGAAGTATTTGACGGACTCATCACTATTAAGAAAATTGTACGCGAACCCGGCGAACGCGCTAAAGTGGCAGTTGAATCGTACGACGACCGCATTGACCCGGTCGGAGCGTGCGTGGGAATGAAAGGATCCCGCATACATGGTATTGTCCGCGAATTAAAGAACGAAAATATAGATGTAATCAATTATACAACTAACTCAACATTATTTATCACACGCGCACTAAGTCCTGCCAAGATCACCACAATAAAACTGGACGAGGAAGCAAAACGTGCGGATGTTTATTTACGCCCCGAAGAAGTTTCAAAAGCAATTGGTAAAGGCGGACACAACATTAAGCTGGCCGGCAAACTAACAGGATACGAGATCGATGTTTACCGTGATACAGATACGGATCATGAGGACGTTGACCTGGAAGAATTTGCAGATGAAATTGAAAGCTGGATCATTGATGAACTTAAAGCTATAGGCTGTGATACTGCCAAGAGCGTGCTTGAATTAAGCGAAGAGGAATTGGTTAAACGTACAGACCTTGAAGAAGAAACGATCAAGGAAGTGCGGGGGATTCTTAAATCAGAGTTTGAGTAA
- the rimP gene encoding ribosome assembly cofactor RimP, which yields MISVQHITELVIEAITGTDIFLVDLKVTPDNKITIYLDNSTRITIGECANVSRYVEEKLNREVEDFELTVSSPGLDEPFKHILQYKKRIGNQVAVVTKEGQKVVGKLNNVDDNGISIEQKSKEKTEGKKGRQVIINNVNLMFNQIKETKLVLTF from the coding sequence ATGATTTCGGTACAACACATAACAGAATTAGTTATAGAGGCCATTACAGGAACTGATATTTTCCTGGTTGATCTGAAAGTTACACCAGATAATAAGATCACTATCTACCTGGATAACAGCACACGCATCACGATCGGCGAATGTGCGAATGTGAGCCGTTATGTGGAAGAAAAACTTAACCGTGAGGTGGAAGATTTTGAGCTTACTGTATCATCGCCCGGTTTGGATGAACCGTTCAAGCACATCCTGCAGTATAAAAAACGCATAGGGAACCAAGTGGCTGTTGTTACAAAAGAAGGACAAAAAGTGGTAGGCAAACTGAATAATGTTGATGATAACGGGATCAGTATAGAACAAAAAAGCAAAGAAAAAACAGAAGGAAAAAAAGGCCGGCAGGTCATTATTAATAATGTAAACTTAATGTTTAACCAGATAAAAGAAACCAAATTAGTTTTAACATTTTAA